A portion of the Actomonas aquatica genome contains these proteins:
- a CDS encoding beta-galactosidase, whose amino-acid sequence MRNYPVFTRWAPLALLALTFAALAGRADDAPAEVPTLFIAGDSTSANGNPVAVGWGRMLGDYFDPAEIAVVNASRGGRSSRTFVTEGHWDKMLADVGAGDVVLIQFGHNDGGPINHERIARGSLPGLGDETEEIDNLQTGKPETVHTFGWYMRKMIGDVRAKEAQPILLSLTVRNYWDDGEVERGSGDYGTWIRELAEAEQVPFIDHTKLIADHYEKLGQETVNTFFPRDHVHNGEDGARLNAMLAVSGLKGLREQWIVNGLSLMGKVIPTADPINVYVPPQPPPKGGPREEFLAWLNLPAPASELLPTLWLIGDSTVRNGRGNGYDGQFGWGDPLAKYFYPSGINVVNRAVGGTGARTFNEHWAAVLPRIEEGDTVLIQFGHNDNGSRGALPGIGEETEERNNVITGEPETVHTFGWYLRRYIAEIRERGATPILCTLVPRNRWDGDHIVRSSQGHAAWTRAVAEAEGVPLIDLYERLARHYDVLGQEATTALFADRGTHTNWEGAELAAQTVVDGLRALESNPLAGVLRPGMGPAGHPLFTRAEPDGTPRVFGWRDDHFYLDDAPMLIAAGEMHFGRVLPEDWEHRIRQAKAMGLNTMSFYLFWNLCEPREGEFVFEGMSDVRRMLELCAENGMWAILRPGPYCCAEVEYGGIPWWTARYPEVPIRTNHPRYVEWSRRYIEKVYAEVEDLQVTRGGPLLMVQMENEYGMVARGNNDYLQTLHGIFVDAGFEVPLFTCDPYFAPERDFGINLPGVLRGRNGLDDAKDLEMTKGVIGSDPAFCSELYTAWFSGWGQPLATRHASIEHIVDKTGFLLENDVSFCYYVVHGGTTFGFFNGCNEFLPVQTSYDYNAPIDEAGRVTAKYHALRDVLAAGLQRQLPPVPEDPPVTTVAEFALEPLATVADVLPSTPTRVADHPATMEELGQDYGFVLYRKTFPDGLRGELELRDARDYTLVMVNGRTVAQAFVGLGLDSNRIALDEGGPVTLDLLVYNLGRISVITSQHTQERARKGLDGGAWLGGEEVLGWEMFSLPLANGVGAERVGDGAIRTDGPTIYRGTFTPEGPGGTFLDMRQWRFGVAWVNGHNLGRIWERGAQRSLFVPRHWLRADGENELIVLELDGVPARPVVSGGTEIITVEPEPFPVRLDRRLLEPPPAEATDM is encoded by the coding sequence ATGCGAAACTACCCTGTATTCACTCGCTGGGCACCGCTCGCGCTGCTGGCCCTCACCTTCGCGGCCCTCGCTGGTCGGGCGGACGACGCTCCGGCGGAGGTGCCGACGCTCTTCATTGCTGGCGATTCGACCTCGGCCAACGGGAACCCGGTGGCGGTGGGGTGGGGGCGTATGCTGGGCGACTATTTTGATCCGGCGGAAATCGCGGTCGTGAACGCCTCCCGCGGTGGCCGGAGCAGTCGCACGTTCGTGACCGAAGGGCATTGGGACAAGATGTTGGCGGATGTTGGCGCCGGGGACGTGGTGCTGATCCAGTTCGGCCACAACGACGGTGGCCCGATCAATCACGAACGCATTGCCCGCGGGTCCCTGCCAGGGTTGGGGGACGAGACCGAAGAGATCGACAACCTGCAGACCGGGAAGCCGGAGACGGTGCATACCTTCGGTTGGTATATGCGCAAAATGATCGGCGACGTCCGGGCGAAGGAGGCGCAACCGATCCTGCTTTCGCTGACGGTGCGCAACTACTGGGACGACGGCGAAGTCGAGCGCGGTTCCGGCGACTACGGCACCTGGATTCGGGAGCTGGCGGAGGCGGAGCAGGTGCCGTTTATCGACCACACCAAACTGATCGCCGATCATTACGAAAAGCTCGGGCAGGAAACGGTGAACACCTTCTTCCCGCGCGATCACGTGCACAACGGCGAGGACGGTGCCCGGCTCAATGCGATGTTGGCGGTGAGCGGTCTCAAAGGCCTGCGCGAGCAGTGGATCGTGAACGGGCTCTCGCTCATGGGAAAAGTCATCCCGACGGCGGATCCGATCAACGTGTATGTGCCGCCGCAGCCGCCGCCCAAGGGCGGACCGCGCGAGGAGTTTCTAGCGTGGCTTAACCTGCCGGCGCCGGCCAGCGAGCTCCTGCCCACACTGTGGCTCATTGGCGACTCGACGGTGCGCAACGGTCGGGGCAACGGCTACGACGGCCAGTTTGGCTGGGGCGATCCGCTGGCGAAGTATTTTTATCCGTCGGGCATCAACGTGGTGAACCGCGCGGTGGGCGGCACGGGGGCTCGCACCTTCAATGAACACTGGGCGGCGGTGCTTCCGCGTATCGAAGAAGGTGATACGGTGCTGATTCAGTTTGGCCACAACGACAACGGCTCGCGTGGGGCGCTGCCGGGCATTGGCGAGGAGACGGAGGAGCGGAACAACGTGATTACGGGCGAGCCGGAAACGGTGCATACCTTTGGTTGGTATCTGCGCCGTTACATCGCCGAGATCCGGGAGCGCGGGGCGACGCCCATTCTTTGCACCCTAGTGCCGCGCAACCGTTGGGACGGTGATCACATCGTGCGGTCGTCGCAGGGGCATGCAGCGTGGACCCGCGCGGTGGCCGAGGCCGAGGGCGTGCCGTTGATCGATCTCTACGAGCGCCTCGCCCGGCACTACGACGTGCTGGGGCAGGAGGCGACGACGGCGTTGTTTGCCGACCGTGGCACACACACCAATTGGGAGGGAGCGGAGTTGGCGGCGCAGACCGTGGTGGACGGACTGCGGGCGCTGGAATCTAACCCGCTCGCGGGCGTGTTGCGGCCGGGGATGGGACCCGCGGGGCATCCGCTTTTTACCCGGGCCGAGCCGGATGGCACACCGCGGGTTTTTGGGTGGCGGGACGACCATTTTTATCTCGATGACGCGCCCATGCTGATCGCGGCCGGGGAGATGCACTTCGGCCGCGTGTTGCCGGAGGATTGGGAGCACCGCATTCGCCAGGCGAAGGCGATGGGGCTGAACACGATGAGTTTTTATCTGTTCTGGAACCTCTGTGAACCGCGGGAAGGCGAGTTTGTGTTTGAGGGCATGAGTGACGTGCGGCGCATGCTGGAGTTGTGTGCGGAGAACGGCATGTGGGCCATTCTGCGGCCGGGGCCGTATTGCTGCGCGGAGGTGGAGTATGGCGGCATCCCGTGGTGGACGGCGCGGTATCCGGAGGTGCCGATCCGCACGAATCATCCACGTTATGTGGAGTGGAGTCGCCGCTACATCGAAAAGGTTTACGCGGAGGTCGAGGACCTGCAGGTCACGCGCGGTGGGCCGTTGCTGATGGTGCAGATGGAAAACGAATACGGCATGGTGGCGCGGGGGAACAACGACTACCTGCAGACGTTGCACGGCATCTTCGTCGATGCCGGCTTTGAGGTGCCGCTGTTCACCTGCGATCCCTACTTTGCGCCGGAACGCGACTTTGGCATCAATCTGCCGGGCGTGCTGCGGGGACGCAACGGACTCGATGATGCCAAGGACTTGGAGATGACCAAGGGCGTGATCGGATCCGATCCGGCGTTTTGCTCCGAACTCTATACCGCATGGTTCAGCGGTTGGGGCCAACCGCTCGCCACGCGGCACGCGTCGATCGAGCACATCGTGGATAAGACCGGCTTCCTTTTGGAAAACGACGTCTCGTTTTGTTACTACGTGGTGCACGGCGGCACGACCTTTGGGTTCTTCAACGGCTGCAATGAATTCCTGCCGGTGCAGACCAGCTACGACTACAATGCGCCGATCGACGAGGCGGGGCGAGTGACGGCCAAATACCACGCCCTGCGCGATGTATTGGCGGCGGGACTACAGCGGCAGCTGCCGCCGGTGCCGGAGGATCCGCCGGTCACGACGGTGGCGGAGTTTGCCCTGGAACCACTGGCGACGGTAGCCGACGTGTTGCCGAGCACGCCCACGCGCGTGGCGGACCATCCGGCGACGATGGAGGAGTTGGGGCAGGACTACGGGTTTGTGTTGTATCGCAAAACCTTCCCAGACGGGCTGCGCGGTGAACTCGAGTTGCGCGATGCGCGCGATTACACGCTGGTGATGGTGAATGGGCGCACGGTGGCGCAGGCGTTTGTGGGGCTCGGTCTCGACAGCAATCGCATCGCCTTGGACGAGGGCGGACCGGTGACCTTGGATCTGTTGGTCTACAACCTCGGTCGGATCAGCGTGATCACGAGTCAGCACACGCAGGAGCGGGCGCGCAAAGGACTCGATGGTGGGGCGTGGTTGGGCGGCGAGGAGGTGCTCGGCTGGGAGATGTTCAGTCTGCCACTGGCGAACGGCGTCGGCGCTGAGCGGGTGGGGGACGGGGCGATTCGAACCGACGGACCGACCATCTATCGCGGCACCTTCACGCCGGAGGGGCCGGGCGGCACTTTTCTTGATATGCGACAGTGGCGCTTCGGGGTGGCGTGGGTGAATGGTCACAACCTCGGCCGCATCTGGGAACGTGGGGCGCAGCGCAGTTTGTTTGTGCCGCGGCATTGGCTGCGGGCGGACGGCGAAAACGAGTTGATCGTGCTGGAGCTCGACGGGGTGCCAGCGCGGCCGGTCGTGTCGGGGGGCACCGAAATCATCACGGTGGAGCCGGAGCCTTTCCCGGTGCGCTTGGATCGGCGGCTACTGGAACCGCCACCGGCCGAAGCGACGGACATGTGA
- a CDS encoding polysaccharide lyase family protein encodes MKPRHNPLIALLGVLALGWTALARAAAPVTVSETDALYILDNGIVQASVAKDSGDLVSLRYRDREMLATFLKPDGTPDLERDPPGHNVNGLNRGFTDHQYGFWSHDAMGPRGSGEAIARITIDPVTNGGARAEVSVKGIAQDRLMGTGPGVRGGAETKGQFAADIEIRYALGRGEAGVYTYCQFEHPADYPTTALGEARFCAKLADFFDWMSVADGPHHHKAYPKGLREGDKYVYTVPQAENPAFGWSSTTENVGFWCLNASMEYMSGGPTKVEFAGHRDTNAVSAPCVLNYWRSSHYGGSAVDVAEGEPWAKVIGPFMLYVNAGTTPQAMFDDAKAKQREEAAAWPYAWVEGVDYPLAAERGTVSGRIVLHDPLAPADAPEVSRLRVGLTQTPWTSPIPGRDGEVRVIGWQRDAKHYQFWTEAEADGRFEIGAVRPGTYTLRAFADGVLGELAVADVTVAAGDTTLGDITWTPVRHGRQLWDIGVPNRNGAELFKGEEFWRPDIPLVYAELFPNDVTYVVGKSDYRQDWYFQQVPHNEDPTVEPRPFWGIRDEGRATPFRVVFDVAEVSAGDAHLRLALCGTATRSLEIRLNDEMLGTIDLPMSDGAIARHGRQGLWYETGLSFDAAKLQPGRNELQIIVPAGPINDGILYDYVRLEVESGEET; translated from the coding sequence ATGAAACCACGACACAACCCTCTGATCGCCCTGCTTGGCGTCCTCGCGCTGGGCTGGACGGCGTTGGCGCGGGCGGCTGCGCCCGTCACCGTGAGCGAAACCGACGCGCTCTACATCCTCGATAACGGGATCGTGCAGGCGAGCGTGGCGAAGGATTCGGGCGACCTTGTTTCGTTGCGCTACCGCGATCGCGAAATGTTGGCGACCTTCCTCAAGCCGGACGGCACGCCCGACCTCGAACGCGATCCGCCGGGTCACAACGTGAACGGCCTGAACCGCGGGTTCACCGATCACCAATATGGGTTTTGGTCCCACGATGCGATGGGACCGCGTGGGTCGGGCGAGGCAATTGCCCGCATCACCATCGACCCGGTGACGAACGGCGGCGCGCGCGCCGAGGTCTCGGTAAAAGGGATCGCGCAGGATCGTCTCATGGGCACGGGACCGGGCGTGCGCGGCGGCGCGGAGACGAAGGGGCAGTTTGCGGCCGATATTGAGATCCGTTACGCGCTCGGGCGCGGGGAGGCGGGCGTCTACACCTATTGCCAGTTTGAGCATCCGGCGGATTACCCCACGACGGCCCTGGGCGAGGCGCGCTTCTGTGCGAAGTTGGCGGACTTTTTTGATTGGATGAGTGTCGCCGACGGGCCGCACCATCACAAAGCCTACCCCAAGGGGCTGCGTGAGGGGGACAAATACGTTTACACCGTGCCGCAGGCGGAGAACCCGGCGTTTGGCTGGTCGAGCACGACGGAGAACGTGGGCTTCTGGTGCCTCAATGCCTCGATGGAATACATGAGTGGCGGACCGACCAAGGTGGAGTTTGCCGGGCATCGCGATACCAACGCGGTATCGGCGCCGTGTGTGTTGAACTACTGGCGCAGCAGCCACTACGGCGGCTCGGCGGTGGATGTCGCGGAGGGGGAACCCTGGGCGAAAGTGATCGGTCCGTTCATGCTTTATGTGAATGCCGGGACGACGCCGCAGGCGATGTTTGACGACGCCAAAGCCAAGCAGCGCGAAGAGGCAGCGGCGTGGCCTTACGCGTGGGTCGAGGGCGTGGATTATCCACTCGCGGCCGAGCGCGGCACGGTGAGCGGACGCATCGTATTACACGATCCGCTGGCCCCGGCCGATGCTCCGGAAGTGAGCCGGTTGCGGGTGGGGCTCACGCAGACACCGTGGACCTCGCCCATCCCGGGGCGTGACGGCGAAGTGCGGGTGATCGGATGGCAACGGGACGCGAAACACTATCAGTTCTGGACCGAAGCCGAAGCGGACGGGCGATTTGAAATCGGTGCAGTGCGCCCCGGCACCTACACGTTGCGGGCCTTTGCCGATGGCGTGTTGGGCGAGCTGGCCGTGGCCGATGTAACGGTGGCGGCGGGCGATACCACGCTCGGCGATATCACGTGGACGCCGGTGCGACACGGGCGACAGCTCTGGGACATCGGCGTGCCAAATCGCAACGGCGCAGAGCTCTTTAAGGGTGAGGAGTTTTGGCGGCCGGACATCCCGCTGGTTTACGCGGAGCTGTTCCCTAACGACGTGACTTACGTGGTGGGGAAGAGCGACTACCGGCAGGATTGGTATTTCCAGCAAGTGCCGCACAACGAAGACCCGACCGTCGAGCCGCGGCCGTTTTGGGGCATTCGCGATGAAGGACGAGCGACGCCGTTTCGAGTTGTGTTCGACGTGGCGGAGGTTTCCGCCGGAGACGCGCATCTGCGGCTGGCGTTGTGTGGCACGGCGACGCGCTCGCTGGAGATTCGGCTGAACGACGAGATGCTCGGCACGATCGATCTGCCGATGAGCGATGGGGCCATCGCGCGACACGGACGACAGGGGCTGTGGTATGAAACCGGACTGAGCTTCGATGCGGCCAAGCTGCAGCCGGGGCGCAACGAGCTGCAGATCATCGTGCCCGCCGGACCGATCAATGACGGCATCCTCTACGACTACGTGCGGCTCGAGGTGGAGAGCGGCGAAGAGACTTGA
- a CDS encoding ThuA domain-containing protein, which produces MLPLTRTAFRCLILGSCLCAAAWAAEPLKVLYFTKSAGWEHSVVKRGEHGEPSHSERLLTALGAAHDIDFTFSKDGSLFSPEYLAQFDVVFFYTSGNLEMVGTDGNPPMSPAGKRALLGWVAGGGGFMAVHAGSDSFHTYERYDGNTPQDQRGYRYQNNGEASDPYVKMLGGEFINHGPQQEATAHIIDRTFPGFESLEAELTVHEEWYSLKEFSPINRVLMVLDTEGMKGSDYDRPDYPVAWAKPYGQGRVYYNAMGHREDVWDADYYQQMLVGALRWLGRRVDADLTPNLLEVAPESSVLPPPRS; this is translated from the coding sequence ATGTTACCCCTTACCCGCACCGCTTTTCGTTGTCTGATCCTTGGTTCGTGCCTTTGTGCCGCCGCGTGGGCGGCCGAGCCCTTGAAGGTGTTGTATTTCACCAAGTCCGCCGGCTGGGAGCACTCGGTGGTGAAGCGCGGCGAGCACGGCGAGCCGAGTCATTCCGAGCGGTTGCTTACGGCGCTGGGAGCGGCGCACGACATCGATTTCACCTTCAGCAAGGATGGCAGCCTGTTCTCGCCGGAGTATCTGGCGCAGTTCGACGTGGTGTTTTTCTACACCAGCGGAAACTTGGAGATGGTCGGCACGGATGGGAATCCGCCGATGAGTCCGGCGGGCAAACGGGCGCTCCTCGGTTGGGTGGCGGGCGGCGGCGGTTTTATGGCGGTGCACGCCGGCTCCGACTCGTTTCACACCTATGAGCGCTATGACGGGAATACGCCGCAGGATCAGCGCGGCTACCGTTATCAAAACAATGGGGAGGCGTCCGACCCTTACGTGAAGATGCTGGGAGGCGAGTTCATCAACCATGGCCCGCAACAAGAGGCGACGGCGCACATCATTGACCGGACGTTCCCGGGATTTGAGTCGCTGGAGGCGGAGCTCACGGTGCATGAGGAGTGGTATTCGCTGAAGGAGTTCTCCCCGATCAACCGCGTGCTGATGGTGCTCGATACCGAGGGCATGAAAGGCAGCGACTATGATCGGCCGGACTACCCGGTGGCATGGGCGAAGCCGTATGGCCAAGGCCGCGTCTATTATAACGCGATGGGGCATCGCGAGGACGTATGGGATGCCGACTACTATCAGCAGATGCTGGTCGGCGCCTTGCGTTGGCTGGGGCGTCGGGTCGACGCGGACCTCACGCCGAACCTGCTCGAGGTGGCTCCGGAAAGCAGCGTGTTGCCGCCGCCCCGGAGCTGA
- a CDS encoding alpha/beta fold hydrolase — MTPLARFWSRTGPWLAAFCVCLAATQVSADETSRRAHLQWMHTALHDVPTWTAWQERTGELPPDFAELPSSEFLPDPLVTLAGDEVTDVAEWRERRAEILAEFQRVFWGQLPTKPAIEAVEALDEREEEGYRVRTVRLRFGPEGRGNLRVRITVPEGTGPFPAVLTTSLDGWSHHVVPRGYANIGFAGNDFTDDTANLGDLYPDYDFAALPRRAWAVQLVMDYVLSQPDIDGARVAIYGYSRDGKMATIAAALDERIAALIAGSTGVGGVLPWRLAGEFGMGEGIESTTMMFPHWFHPRMRFFVGHEDRLPVDANLLVAAIAPRACLLQYGLNDEVSNGWALERTYESALRAYGLFGAEERLGLLREPGFHGSIDPQRCLDWLDRQFGRSEAETAWDYRQMFAWDYAAWAQARSADAEYHGDTVREAVRWVLGEAPPQPPTPVPLWMRGPRPPAPGPTNGEGHGPGQLAPDVPAWVIGRGIQEFGWVDEDNAQVESVRLRFGNGLQGDLFWPRGAPEGERLPTVIWLHGYSYPLGYMWVYRRDLHPVLALVQAGYAVLAFDQSGFGSRQAEAGEFYERYPQWSWLGRMVEDVRAAVDVLSEQERVDPQRIGVLGYSVGGLVGLHAGALDERVAAVVSVGGFTPWRTSDGDVLRQLSEWHSLVPRLGRYAESPAQVPYDGEELIAITAPRPVLVVQPSMGRGADPVAVRQAVDRARVAYAEAGAGEALTLQEPEEYQRFTAAMQEEVIRWLNAQLR; from the coding sequence ATGACCCCACTGGCGCGTTTTTGGTCCCGCACGGGACCTTGGCTGGCCGCGTTTTGCGTATGCCTGGCCGCGACTCAGGTGTCGGCCGACGAAACGTCGCGCCGGGCGCACCTGCAGTGGATGCACACGGCGCTCCACGACGTGCCGACGTGGACGGCGTGGCAGGAACGCACGGGAGAGTTGCCGCCGGACTTTGCGGAGTTGCCGAGCAGTGAGTTTTTGCCGGACCCGTTGGTAACGTTGGCAGGGGACGAGGTGACGGATGTGGCCGAGTGGAGGGAGCGGCGAGCGGAGATTTTGGCGGAATTTCAGCGGGTGTTTTGGGGGCAGCTGCCAACGAAGCCGGCGATCGAAGCGGTGGAGGCGCTGGATGAACGCGAGGAGGAGGGTTACCGCGTGCGCACGGTGCGGCTGCGGTTTGGTCCGGAGGGGCGAGGCAACCTGCGGGTGCGGATCACGGTGCCGGAGGGAACGGGACCTTTTCCAGCGGTGCTCACCACGTCGCTGGATGGGTGGAGTCATCACGTGGTGCCGCGGGGTTACGCCAATATCGGTTTCGCCGGGAATGATTTCACGGATGACACGGCGAACCTCGGGGATCTGTATCCGGACTACGATTTTGCGGCGCTGCCGCGGCGAGCTTGGGCGGTGCAGTTGGTGATGGATTATGTGCTGAGTCAGCCGGACATCGATGGCGCGCGCGTGGCGATCTACGGGTATTCGCGTGACGGCAAGATGGCGACGATTGCGGCGGCTTTGGATGAACGCATCGCGGCATTGATCGCGGGCAGCACAGGTGTGGGTGGGGTGCTGCCGTGGCGGTTGGCGGGCGAGTTCGGCATGGGCGAAGGCATCGAATCGACCACGATGATGTTCCCACACTGGTTTCATCCACGCATGCGGTTCTTCGTGGGCCACGAGGATCGGTTGCCGGTCGATGCGAATCTGTTGGTGGCGGCGATTGCGCCGCGGGCGTGTTTGCTGCAATACGGCTTGAACGACGAAGTGTCCAACGGGTGGGCGTTGGAGCGGACCTATGAGTCGGCCTTGCGCGCTTACGGGCTGTTCGGGGCGGAGGAGCGGCTTGGTTTGCTGCGCGAACCGGGCTTTCACGGATCGATCGACCCGCAGCGGTGTTTGGATTGGCTGGATCGGCAATTTGGTCGGTCGGAGGCGGAGACGGCTTGGGACTACCGGCAGATGTTTGCGTGGGATTATGCGGCGTGGGCGCAGGCGCGATCGGCGGACGCTGAATACCACGGCGACACGGTCCGCGAGGCGGTGCGTTGGGTGTTGGGCGAAGCGCCACCGCAGCCGCCCACGCCGGTGCCGCTGTGGATGCGGGGGCCGCGTCCGCCGGCGCCGGGACCGACGAACGGTGAAGGGCATGGGCCGGGGCAATTGGCCCCGGATGTGCCGGCCTGGGTGATCGGTCGCGGCATTCAGGAGTTTGGTTGGGTAGATGAAGACAACGCGCAGGTGGAGTCGGTGCGGCTACGATTTGGGAATGGGTTGCAGGGGGATTTGTTTTGGCCGCGCGGTGCGCCGGAAGGCGAACGGTTGCCGACGGTGATTTGGCTGCACGGCTACAGTTATCCGTTGGGTTACATGTGGGTGTATCGGCGCGATCTGCATCCGGTGCTGGCACTGGTGCAGGCCGGGTATGCGGTGCTGGCGTTTGACCAGAGTGGGTTTGGTTCGCGGCAGGCGGAGGCGGGTGAGTTTTACGAACGTTATCCGCAATGGTCGTGGTTGGGGCGGATGGTGGAAGATGTGCGCGCGGCGGTGGACGTGCTGTCGGAGCAGGAGCGGGTCGACCCGCAGCGTATCGGCGTGCTCGGCTACAGCGTGGGGGGATTGGTGGGGCTGCATGCGGGAGCGCTCGACGAGCGGGTGGCGGCAGTGGTGTCGGTGGGCGGATTTACACCTTGGCGAACGAGCGACGGAGACGTGCTGCGGCAGCTCAGTGAATGGCACAGCTTGGTGCCGCGCTTGGGGCGGTATGCGGAGTCGCCGGCGCAGGTGCCCTACGATGGGGAGGAGCTCATCGCGATCACGGCGCCGCGACCGGTGCTGGTGGTGCAGCCGAGCATGGGGCGCGGGGCGGATCCCGTGGCCGTGCGACAGGCGGTGGATCGGGCGCGGGTCGCGTATGCGGAGGCGGGCGCGGGGGAGGCGCTCACGCTGCAGGAGCCGGAGGAGTATCAACGCTTCACGGCGGCGATGCAGGAAGAAGTCATCCGCTGGCTGAACGCGCAGCTGCGCTGA